CGCCTTCGAGCCGACTACCAGCTGGTATTTTTCCGCCTCGCGAATCCAGATGTAATTATCCCTGTCCTGTCCTCTGCGGTTGGGATCGATGCACGCCATGGCAGCCCTGTCGGTTTTGATGAGGTCTTCGTGTTTGCCGCTCAGACAGACCCAGCGGAAGGGGCCATAGCCATAATCAAAGATGTGGGGCCCCATGATATCTTCCACATAAGAAGGGAAGATAAAGCCGTCCTTTTCATCGATGCCATTCCTGGCAATTTCCGTAGCCCCGGCATCAAGGACTGCCTTCATAAAGGAGTTGCCGTAGTCAAAGAAATAGGTTCCTCTTTCTACCAGAATCTTGATGAATTCGAAATGCCGGCGCAGACTCCTGTCCACGAGGTGGCAGAACCTTTCCCTGTCTGACTCGAGCAGACGAGTCCTCTCCTCGAAAGTGAGCCCCTGTGGACAGTAGCCGCCTTCATACACGGCGTGGCAGGAGGTCTGGTCAGAAAGGAGGTCGATGGGTATTTTCTGCTGCACCGCATACTCCAGCAGATCAACCACATTGCCATAATAGGCAATGGAAAGCGGCTGCCTCTTGCCGAGAGCCCTGGTGGCCAGGGTGAAAACCTCATGTTTGTCCGCCGAAACCTTCTGCACCCATCCCTGTTTGTGCCTCGTTTCAATGCGAGAATAATCCACCTCGGCAATAATGGCCACTGCCCCGGCTATTTCCGCCGCCTTTGGTTGCGCGCCGCTCATCCCCCCGAGACCGGAGGAGACAAACAGCAAGCCGCCAAGGTCTTCCTCGGCTCCTATACCATAGTGAATCCGGCCCGCATTGAGCAGGGTGTTGTAGGTGCCGTGCACAATGCCCTGGGGTCCGATATACA
The window above is part of the Deltaproteobacteria bacterium genome. Proteins encoded here:
- a CDS encoding urocanate hydratase, whose translation is LQLMIDNNLDFEVALYPYELVTYGETGQVCQNWMQYRLIKRYLEEISEEQTLVVASGHPLGLFRSRPESPRVIITNGLMVGMYDNQADWEIAAQMGVANYGQMTAGGWMYIGPQGIVHGTYNTLLNAGRIHYGIGAEEDLGGLLFVSSGLGGMSGAQPKAAEIAGAVAIIAEVDYSRIETRHKQGWVQKVSADKHEVFTLATRALGKRQPLSIAYYGNVVDLLEYAVQQKIPIDLLSDQTSCHAVYEGGYCPQGLTFEERTRLLESDRERFCHLVDRSLRRHFEFIKILVERGTYFFDYGNSFMKAVLDAGATEIARNGIDEKDGFIFPSYVEDIMGPHIFDYGYGPFRWVCLSGKHEDLIKTDRAAMACIDPNRRGQDRDNYIWIREAEKYQLVVGSKARILYQDAQGRIRIALKFNEMVRQGEVGPIMIGRDHHDPGGTDSPLRETANITDGSNVMAEMATHCFAGNAARGMTLVALHNGGGVGIGRAINGGFGLVLDGSDRVDEIIRAAISWDVLGGVARRAWARNEHSIQVSMEHNRESKGLDHITIPYVADHDLVARVVAKGLAESGK